AGGAATAACGACCGCTTCTCCACCTTCCATAACCGCAACACATGAATTTGTAGTTCCTAAATCAATACCTATTACTTTACTCATTTATGAGTAACCCTCCTTATAATAATCCTACTTTTATTTTTATTAATCATGATGATTTGTGTATTAACTGCTTACTTTAACCATCGCAGGTCTGAGTACTTTATCTTTTAGGATGTAACCTTTCTGAACTTCTTCCACTACGATACCTTCCTCATGTTCTTCAGATTCTACCTGCATGATAGCTTGATGATATTCTGGATTAAATGGTTGGCCTACGGATTGTATAGGTTTTAAATCTTCACTATCAAATGTTTGTTTCATTTGATCAAAAACCATTTCAATTCCTTTCATCAATGAATCGAAATCTTTCGTTTCAGCACTTGATGAAATGGCTCTTTCAAAATTATCTATTACAGGAAGCAGCTGCTCTATGAGTCCTTTTGAAGCGTATTTTAGAGCTTCTTCTTTTTCCATTCTAGTTCTGCGACGAAAATTATCAAAATCTGCTTGAGTTCTAAGTAATTTCTGCTGACTTTCATCAGCATTTTTTTTCAGCTCATCAATATCTTTTTTATCCATAAGTATTTGTTCTTCTACGTTTTGTTCTTCTTCGTCACTTAGATTTTCATCAGCCATATTTTCTAAACCTTCATTCTCTTGATCGTTAAGTGTTTGTTCTTCTTCATTCATTTTTGTTTGGTCTGTTTGACTCATACATTCACCTCCTTAGTGGAATAAATATATTTTTCCTATATATTATTAATTTCTATCATCTTCACTCTTATCTATAATAGAATTTAACAAGGTCATCTGTTAAATGATTTAATAAGTTTATGACTCTTTCATATTCCATACGAGTAGGTCCCAAGATACCTATTGTTCCAATTGAATGACCTTCAATTTTATAAGTAGCTGTTATCAAACTACAATTTTGAATTTGTTTTACATCATTTTCTGGACCTATCGATACCTGAATTCCTTTGGGTGCATTAGAAAATAATTCGATCCATGTTTTCGTTTCATTGATTAAGTCTAAAATATTTTTTACTGTTGACACATCATTAAATTCAGGCTGTGTTAACATATTGGTAGTGCCACTCATGTAAATGCGCTCTTGTTTGTTCGTTTCAAACACTTCATCTAACATGTGCATCAATTCATGGTGTTGCTTTACATATTTTTTTAATTCATTACTAAGTTCATTGAAAAGTTTTGATTTTAATG
The window above is part of the Chengkuizengella sp. SCS-71B genome. Proteins encoded here:
- the grpE gene encoding nucleotide exchange factor GrpE — its product is MSQTDQTKMNEEEQTLNDQENEGLENMADENLSDEEEQNVEEQILMDKKDIDELKKNADESQQKLLRTQADFDNFRRRTRMEKEEALKYASKGLIEQLLPVIDNFERAISSSAETKDFDSLMKGIEMVFDQMKQTFDSEDLKPIQSVGQPFNPEYHQAIMQVESEEHEEGIVVEEVQKGYILKDKVLRPAMVKVSS